The following are encoded together in the Pseudidiomarina andamanensis genome:
- the murB gene encoding UDP-N-acetylmuramate dehydrogenase gives MNEIKRHYNLSQLHTFRLPAKAESVTFLTSSEQVAQIPADAYVIGGGSNTIFLSDITRPLVCIRIKGIDVKEEAQHWRVKVGAGENWHQLVLFLNSNGIDGFENLALIPGTVGAAPVQNIGAYGRDISEFIYSVRVWDRRSKSLSNFSNEDCRFGYRDSIFKQNPMRWLILEVEFLIPKAWQPELSYGELKALEEPISAKDILDKVISIRSAKLPDPNVLPNAGSFFKNPVVSQKKFESLAARFPTIPHFNLPNNEVKLAAGWLIDNLNLKGFSIGDASVHKQQALVLVNNGKATGADVLNLAQHIKISVYDAYGIELEAEVRLLDEKGLISL, from the coding sequence ATGAATGAAATCAAACGTCATTATAACCTATCTCAACTCCACACCTTTCGACTACCAGCAAAGGCTGAGAGTGTTACCTTTCTTACAAGTTCTGAGCAGGTAGCGCAGATCCCAGCGGACGCTTATGTTATCGGTGGCGGTTCCAATACTATATTCTTATCAGATATAACAAGACCGCTGGTATGCATTCGGATTAAAGGCATCGATGTTAAAGAGGAAGCTCAACACTGGCGAGTGAAGGTGGGTGCAGGCGAGAATTGGCACCAACTGGTGTTGTTTCTGAATAGTAACGGTATAGACGGATTCGAAAATCTTGCGTTGATTCCAGGCACTGTGGGGGCAGCACCTGTACAAAACATAGGTGCTTATGGGCGCGATATTAGTGAATTTATCTACTCGGTTCGGGTGTGGGATCGAAGATCTAAATCGTTAAGCAATTTCTCAAATGAAGATTGTCGGTTTGGTTATCGCGACAGTATTTTCAAACAAAATCCGATGCGTTGGCTAATTCTTGAAGTCGAGTTTTTAATTCCTAAAGCGTGGCAACCAGAGCTTTCATATGGTGAACTAAAGGCATTGGAAGAGCCTATTTCAGCGAAAGATATATTGGATAAAGTGATATCAATTCGCTCGGCAAAACTACCGGACCCGAATGTATTACCAAATGCTGGGAGTTTCTTTAAAAATCCAGTAGTAAGCCAGAAAAAGTTTGAGAGCCTTGCTGCTCGATTTCCGACAATACCCCATTTTAACCTCCCAAATAATGAAGTAAAGCTCGCAGCTGGTTGGTTAATTGATAACCTGAATCTGAAAGGTTTTAGTATTGGCGATGCATCGGTGCACAAGCAACAAGCTTTAGTTTTGGTAAATAACGGTAAGGCAACCGGCGCTGATGTATTGAACTTAGCGCAACATATAAAAATATCCGTATATGACGCCTACGGTATCGAGTTAGAGGCTGAAGTTCGATTACTAGACGAAAAGGGATTAATTTCGCTATGA
- a CDS encoding sodium-dependent transporter gives MSASREHFSSKIGFILAAAGSAVGIGNLVGFPVAATKNGGGAFLLIYAFFVAFICLPVMLAEMGLGRRAQHSPYKAYSELGQGLKRWRLAGLLATITPFMIAVFYMVITVWIFGYLVQSLLGNLDALASEGFFGNFVNDYDFIWYLVGVTIIINFILVGGVRKGIERASKILMPTLFLMLILLVIFVLTLDNAWAGVQFYLVPDFSQINGSVINGALAQAFFSLSLGMGILITYGSYFRRSDDIVTSGKLVAVTDTAVAFIAGLMTLPAIFAIYPDTNPDSLSDSSVSMIFSFFPNIFLALSESVGYFAASIAATIFFLLAFVAAITSLVSIIEVPTSSLMEKRDISRKKALLIMGIAITVLTLIAATSFGLVPWFTAFTSYAGADKSVFDVIYDVFYDTILPLNGLLICLFVRFRWKRSQLTAELSEGNQAYATSWLEKYVSFAIGTFIPLILAVVFINTVLTKFFAISII, from the coding sequence ATGAGCGCATCTCGTGAGCATTTCAGCTCAAAAATTGGTTTTATTCTTGCCGCGGCAGGCTCTGCCGTGGGGATTGGTAATCTCGTTGGTTTCCCTGTTGCTGCGACCAAAAATGGTGGTGGCGCATTTTTATTAATTTACGCTTTTTTTGTGGCCTTTATCTGTTTGCCAGTTATGCTTGCCGAAATGGGCTTAGGACGTAGAGCCCAGCACAGCCCCTATAAAGCCTATTCAGAACTTGGACAAGGTTTAAAACGTTGGCGTCTAGCTGGTTTATTAGCGACCATAACGCCATTTATGATCGCTGTTTTCTACATGGTCATCACCGTATGGATCTTTGGCTATCTTGTACAATCACTGCTGGGTAACCTCGATGCACTGGCAAGCGAAGGTTTCTTTGGTAATTTTGTCAACGACTATGACTTCATTTGGTACTTAGTCGGTGTCACCATTATCATCAACTTTATACTGGTTGGTGGTGTTCGCAAAGGTATCGAGCGCGCATCTAAAATCTTAATGCCAACGCTATTCTTAATGCTTATTTTGCTGGTGATCTTTGTTTTGACATTAGACAACGCATGGGCTGGCGTGCAATTTTATCTCGTGCCTGATTTCAGTCAGATCAATGGTTCGGTGATTAACGGGGCTCTGGCCCAAGCATTCTTTTCATTATCACTCGGTATGGGCATTTTAATCACCTACGGCTCTTACTTCCGTCGCAGTGATGATATTGTCACTTCAGGAAAACTGGTGGCGGTTACTGATACCGCTGTTGCTTTCATTGCTGGTTTGATGACCTTGCCTGCAATTTTTGCGATATATCCAGACACCAATCCAGATTCATTGAGTGATTCTTCGGTAAGTATGATTTTCTCATTTTTCCCGAACATTTTCTTAGCGCTGTCTGAATCAGTTGGCTATTTTGCGGCGAGTATTGCGGCGACCATTTTCTTCTTATTAGCATTTGTGGCAGCAATTACGTCACTCGTATCTATCATTGAAGTACCAACCTCATCGCTGATGGAAAAACGTGATATCTCGCGCAAGAAAGCGTTATTGATTATGGGTATCGCAATCACTGTGCTAACGCTAATTGCCGCAACCTCATTCGGATTAGTGCCTTGGTTTACTGCCTTCACCAGCTATGCAGGCGCAGACAAGTCGGTATTTGATGTCATTTACGATGTCTTCTACGACACGATATTGCCGCTTAACGGTTTACTTATATGTTTATTTGTTAGATTCCGCTGGAAGCGCAGTCAGTTAACCGCTGAATTGAGTGAAGGGAATCAAGCATACGCAACTTCGTGGTTGGAGAAGTACGTCAGCTTTGCTATTGGAACCTTTATTCCGTTGATACTAGCCGTTGTTTTTATCAACACCGTGTTAACGAAATTCTTTGCAATCTCAATTATTTAA
- a CDS encoding saccharopine dehydrogenase family protein — protein MSRVLIIGAGGVAGVVVKKCAMLPEYFSEIHLASRTVSKCEKLQEEVGKDRVVGVYQVDADQASKVAELIRKVQPSLVINVALPYQDLPIMDACLETGVHYLDTANYEPKDEAKFEYSWQWAYQDKFKEKGIMALLGAGFDPGVTNVFTAYAAKHYFDEVHYLDIVDCNGGDHGQAFATNFNPEINIREITQRGKFWENGEWHETDPISVREDLDYPGVGVRASYLLFHEELESLVKHFPTLKRARFWMTFGEQYLTHLRVLENVGMTSIEPIEFQGQKIVPLEFLKAVLPNPGSLAEGYTGMTCIGTYVTGLKDGKEKTIFIYNNCDHAVCNAEVGAQAVSYTTGVPAMIAASMMLQGHWMKPGVWNMEQFDPDEFMERLNKYGLPWKVVETESPFKR, from the coding sequence ATGTCACGAGTTTTAATTATTGGTGCGGGCGGCGTAGCTGGCGTCGTTGTAAAAAAGTGCGCGATGCTACCGGAGTACTTTTCGGAAATTCATCTCGCTAGCCGAACTGTTTCTAAATGCGAGAAGCTTCAAGAAGAAGTTGGAAAAGATCGCGTTGTTGGCGTCTACCAAGTTGATGCTGACCAAGCTAGCAAAGTTGCTGAACTTATTCGTAAAGTACAGCCTAGCTTAGTTATAAATGTGGCATTGCCATATCAAGATTTACCAATTATGGATGCTTGTCTCGAGACTGGCGTACATTATCTTGATACCGCTAATTATGAACCAAAAGACGAAGCCAAATTTGAATATTCATGGCAGTGGGCTTATCAAGACAAGTTCAAAGAGAAAGGCATTATGGCCTTGCTTGGAGCTGGATTTGACCCGGGCGTGACCAACGTGTTCACTGCATATGCAGCGAAACATTATTTCGATGAAGTTCACTACTTAGATATCGTTGACTGTAATGGCGGCGATCACGGTCAAGCCTTCGCAACCAACTTTAACCCAGAAATTAATATCCGCGAAATTACTCAGCGAGGTAAGTTCTGGGAGAACGGTGAATGGCACGAAACCGATCCAATTAGTGTTCGCGAAGACCTCGACTATCCAGGTGTTGGTGTGCGCGCTTCTTACTTACTTTTCCATGAAGAGTTAGAGTCATTAGTTAAACATTTCCCAACTTTGAAGCGTGCACGCTTCTGGATGACTTTCGGTGAGCAGTATCTAACCCATTTACGCGTATTAGAAAATGTCGGCATGACCTCTATCGAGCCAATTGAATTCCAAGGGCAAAAAATAGTGCCGCTCGAATTTCTTAAAGCCGTGTTACCTAATCCTGGCTCTTTGGCAGAGGGTTACACCGGTATGACATGCATTGGTACCTATGTGACCGGTCTCAAAGATGGTAAAGAGAAAACTATCTTTATCTACAACAATTGTGACCACGCTGTTTGTAATGCTGAAGTCGGTGCTCAAGCTGTTTCTTACACGACTGGTGTTCCTGCGATGATTGCTGCATCAATGATGCTTCAAGGTCACTGGATGAAGCCTGGCGTTTGGAACATGGAACAATTTGATCCAGACGAATTTATGGAGCGCCTAAATAAGTATGGCCTACCATGGAAAGTCGTTGAAACCGAATCGCCATTTAAGCGCTAA
- a CDS encoding GNAT family N-acetyltransferase, translating into MFDGPSDWQSFHKNAVIRQLPSTLCLSDREDSAIAVHRYRDYLGTSNDFVLLEFTDVIHADALAALAGTVNGGGILFVFLPEQSSHFKKRLLASSINFARVEIIQPNTDLKTLTQELATSTLPQSRVETLPSATQKTIIDSMIDLPGTCHILMADRGRGKSTTLGLACQAWIRNYRGRELVVTGPRPSATATLLEHAAKSVRFVPWDKLLSEYSPQSVRLIIDEAAAIPMHVLQQLVQRFTVWSVASTVDGYEGCGRGFAIRFVEWLQQQRTCKLHELKEPLRWSLHDEVESWLNQALLMQAHHQQDDQKVFTNRQSPVSFLHTHASELSEYDLQEVITLLLEAHYQSSPNDLRLLLDDQQQKLLLARRQNIIIGVIWYSVEGQLPQALHQSIAAGKRRLNGQILPQAMAFYLQQPEVLNWQWWRVTRVAVHDKVRRQGIGLDLLNELQKLAQSAHIDALGSSFGASPDVLEFWRQSPYKIIRIGRKLNMASGYPNAILGLGLTHESRELIERLHHYCNSELDWRNHVDVNVNSDMYRIARSVLVGFAYGNLPFTEAQFAWNVCDKKYPIKASSVTLPGQILSVTEDLARLTQKYGYSSQQTMQNQLRQIAREYLELTR; encoded by the coding sequence TTGTTTGATGGCCCGAGCGATTGGCAGTCCTTTCATAAAAATGCCGTTATTCGTCAGCTCCCATCAACTTTATGCCTATCTGATCGCGAAGACAGTGCCATTGCGGTGCATCGATATCGAGATTATCTAGGTACATCAAACGACTTCGTCCTACTTGAATTTACAGATGTGATTCATGCCGATGCACTCGCTGCGCTAGCTGGCACCGTAAACGGTGGCGGTATACTTTTTGTCTTCCTACCTGAACAATCGTCGCATTTTAAAAAACGTCTGCTTGCATCGAGTATAAATTTCGCACGTGTAGAAATCATTCAGCCGAATACTGATTTGAAGACGCTGACGCAAGAACTAGCAACATCAACTCTGCCACAGTCGAGAGTCGAAACCTTACCCAGCGCGACACAAAAGACGATTATTGACAGCATGATTGATCTTCCGGGTACCTGTCATATTCTCATGGCCGACCGTGGGCGTGGGAAAAGCACAACTTTAGGTTTGGCTTGCCAGGCATGGATACGCAACTATCGGGGCCGAGAGTTAGTGGTAACAGGGCCACGGCCGTCAGCGACAGCAACGTTACTTGAGCATGCAGCAAAATCAGTTCGCTTCGTGCCTTGGGATAAATTATTGAGCGAGTACTCCCCGCAAAGTGTGCGACTTATTATCGATGAAGCCGCCGCGATACCCATGCATGTATTACAACAACTCGTACAACGATTTACTGTATGGTCGGTCGCTAGTACCGTCGATGGTTATGAAGGTTGCGGCCGCGGTTTTGCAATTCGTTTTGTTGAATGGTTACAGCAGCAGCGCACTTGCAAGCTACATGAATTGAAGGAACCACTGCGCTGGTCACTTCATGATGAAGTGGAATCTTGGTTGAATCAGGCATTGTTAATGCAGGCTCACCATCAACAAGACGACCAGAAAGTTTTTACAAATAGGCAATCGCCGGTTTCTTTTCTGCATACCCATGCGAGCGAATTATCCGAGTACGATTTACAAGAAGTTATTACGTTGCTTTTAGAAGCCCATTATCAAAGCAGCCCTAACGACTTGCGTTTACTACTTGATGACCAGCAACAAAAGCTACTTTTAGCTCGACGCCAAAACATCATTATTGGCGTCATTTGGTATAGCGTCGAGGGACAATTGCCGCAAGCGCTGCATCAATCAATTGCAGCTGGAAAACGTCGGTTAAATGGTCAAATACTTCCGCAAGCAATGGCTTTTTACCTACAACAACCTGAAGTGCTTAATTGGCAATGGTGGCGAGTTACTCGCGTAGCTGTCCACGACAAAGTTCGTCGCCAAGGGATTGGGCTAGATCTTCTTAATGAACTGCAGAAACTTGCGCAGAGTGCTCACATTGACGCTCTAGGCTCGAGTTTTGGTGCCAGCCCAGACGTATTAGAATTTTGGCGTCAAAGTCCGTATAAAATCATCCGTATTGGCCGCAAGCTAAATATGGCGAGTGGTTACCCAAATGCGATTCTCGGGCTCGGTCTTACTCACGAAAGCCGTGAACTCATCGAAAGACTGCATCACTACTGCAATTCAGAGCTAGATTGGCGTAACCACGTTGATGTTAACGTAAATTCGGATATGTACCGTATTGCACGGTCTGTGCTGGTCGGATTCGCTTATGGCAACTTGCCATTTACTGAAGCACAATTCGCCTGGAATGTATGTGACAAGAAGTATCCAATTAAAGCTTCCAGCGTTACTTTACCAGGGCAGATACTAAGTGTGACCGAAGACCTTGCCCGACTCACTCAAAAATACGGCTACAGCAGCCAACAAACGATGCAAAATCAGTTGCGTCAAATTGCACGTGAATATCTCGAACTCACCCGCTAA
- a CDS encoding type III pantothenate kinase has protein sequence MAHKLLIDAGNTRVKAALMDAEGHLEPWLNVAYEELNQHPIPEGIASVWLASVSSQECIQVVEAWLENANKSVVRVVTESKAFGVTNSYKEFKNLGVDRWLAMVGAFDEQPKATVIIDAGTAITVDWIDQTGQHLGGWIAPGVHLMKHSVINRAPGVFVGHEGDGKAHQLGQNTPECLLNGCVNTFVGLVRQAIAVSETELDWFDYRILFSGGSIPLLPADLKRRGEVRSELVLQGLACYARQS, from the coding sequence ATGGCGCATAAACTGTTAATTGATGCAGGTAATACGCGGGTTAAAGCAGCGTTAATGGATGCAGAAGGCCACTTAGAACCATGGTTGAACGTCGCTTACGAAGAACTTAATCAGCATCCAATACCCGAAGGTATTGCGAGTGTTTGGCTAGCCAGCGTCAGTAGCCAAGAGTGTATTCAGGTCGTTGAAGCATGGCTAGAAAATGCGAATAAATCGGTTGTGAGAGTGGTTACTGAATCAAAGGCTTTTGGCGTAACTAACTCTTATAAAGAATTTAAAAACCTCGGTGTGGATAGATGGTTGGCAATGGTTGGCGCATTTGATGAACAACCCAAAGCGACAGTCATTATTGATGCAGGTACAGCGATCACGGTTGATTGGATCGATCAGACTGGGCAGCATTTAGGCGGTTGGATTGCGCCCGGTGTGCATTTGATGAAACATTCGGTAATCAATCGAGCTCCAGGAGTCTTTGTAGGGCACGAAGGTGATGGTAAAGCGCACCAATTGGGTCAAAACACGCCTGAATGCTTACTGAATGGCTGTGTGAATACTTTTGTGGGGTTGGTACGGCAAGCTATTGCGGTATCAGAAACCGAACTTGATTGGTTTGACTATCGTATTTTATTTAGCGGTGGCTCAATTCCATTACTCCCTGCAGATTTAAAACGTCGTGGAGAAGTTAGAAGCGAGTTGGTACTGCAAGGATTAGCCTGTTACGCGCGTCAGTCATAA
- the birA gene encoding bifunctional biotin--[acetyl-CoA-carboxylase] ligase/biotin operon repressor BirA, producing the protein MKPQRIERIIQVIEILSDGQFHSGEDLGVILNVSRTAISQYIKDVQALGIDVFRVTGKGYKFASEVKLLDLDKVSGYLEQQDEDIQNIYLERVIGSTNDFIKHAISDDIKSGMAVFSEAQTEGRGRRGKRWVSPFGSNLYMSMYWRLDDGMGAAMGLSLALGTVIAELLSELGVYDVEVKWPNDVIVNGKKIAGILIELEGQALGVAHAIIGIGINIQMPSWLANQIDQPWTDLSSVLNAKFDRNHIAALLLKNCRKALREYEANGLEPFVTRWQKFDRLAHKPVRIIMGDRELHGIAEGIDGSGALLVKRDGKLERFHAGEVSLRYGA; encoded by the coding sequence ATGAAGCCACAACGTATAGAACGAATCATACAAGTAATTGAGATATTAAGTGACGGCCAATTTCACTCAGGTGAAGACTTAGGTGTAATCCTAAATGTAAGCCGCACTGCAATTAGTCAGTATATTAAAGATGTGCAGGCTCTAGGCATTGATGTATTCCGTGTTACTGGCAAAGGTTATAAGTTTGCGAGCGAAGTAAAGCTATTAGATTTAGATAAAGTATCCGGATATCTAGAACAGCAAGATGAGGATATTCAGAATATTTATCTTGAGCGCGTGATAGGCTCAACGAATGACTTTATTAAGCATGCCATAAGTGATGATATTAAATCGGGGATGGCGGTTTTTTCTGAAGCACAAACGGAAGGGCGGGGACGCCGCGGGAAACGCTGGGTATCACCTTTTGGTAGTAATTTATATATGAGCATGTATTGGCGTCTTGATGATGGTATGGGCGCCGCTATGGGCTTGAGTCTTGCGCTTGGAACAGTGATTGCAGAATTATTATCAGAGCTAGGCGTTTACGATGTTGAAGTAAAGTGGCCTAACGATGTAATCGTTAACGGGAAGAAGATAGCGGGTATTTTAATTGAGCTAGAAGGGCAAGCGTTGGGTGTCGCGCATGCAATTATTGGTATTGGAATTAATATTCAAATGCCGAGTTGGCTGGCTAACCAGATTGATCAACCCTGGACCGACTTGAGCTCAGTGTTAAATGCGAAATTTGACAGAAATCATATTGCAGCGCTGTTACTTAAAAATTGCCGGAAGGCATTGCGAGAGTATGAAGCTAATGGATTAGAACCGTTTGTAACGCGTTGGCAAAAATTTGATCGGTTAGCTCATAAACCAGTTCGTATTATTATGGGCGATAGAGAGTTGCATGGCATTGCTGAAGGAATAGATGGAAGCGGTGCGTTATTAGTGAAGCGCGATGGAAAACTCGAACGTTTTCACGCAGGAGAGGTAAGTTTACGTTATGGCGCATAA
- the nspC gene encoding carboxynorspermidine decarboxylase, with translation MTNPFLDSAIPSPCYVCDEAALEHNLQLMQRVQQESGADIILALKGFSMWSTFPLVKQYLKGCTASSVWEARLAAEEFGREVHAYAPAYKQSDIDELLPIVHHISFNSLSQWQRYREQTLAAGVSAGLRVNPEHQEAETELYDPSAPGSRLGIRASELEGADLTGIDGLHVHNLCECDSFALERTLAAVESKFGHLLHKMKWLNLGGGHLMTRKGYDVEHLIKQLKRIQETYDIQVILEPGSAVAWQTGPLVAEVVDIIENDGLIALLDISATAHMPDVLEMPYRPNITDAREPGVLPYTYKLGGNSCLAGDVIGLYSFAEPLQPGDRLIFEDMMHYTMVKTSFFNGVEHPSIGILRRDGKFDLIRKFTYEDFRGRLS, from the coding sequence ATGACCAATCCATTTTTAGACTCGGCAATCCCGTCGCCTTGTTACGTTTGTGACGAGGCGGCGCTTGAGCATAATCTTCAATTAATGCAGCGCGTTCAGCAAGAGAGCGGCGCTGACATCATTCTGGCACTAAAGGGCTTCTCGATGTGGAGTACCTTTCCTTTAGTGAAGCAGTATTTGAAAGGCTGCACTGCGAGTTCAGTGTGGGAAGCTCGTTTAGCGGCTGAAGAATTTGGTCGTGAAGTTCACGCCTATGCTCCAGCGTACAAACAAAGTGATATTGATGAACTTTTACCCATTGTTCATCACATTTCATTCAATAGTTTGTCGCAATGGCAGCGCTACCGCGAACAGACTTTAGCTGCAGGTGTGTCGGCTGGATTACGCGTCAATCCTGAACACCAAGAGGCAGAAACCGAGTTATACGATCCAAGCGCACCAGGTTCGCGCTTAGGTATTCGCGCTTCAGAATTAGAAGGCGCTGATCTAACGGGTATCGATGGATTACACGTTCATAACTTGTGTGAGTGTGATTCATTTGCTCTTGAGCGCACTCTTGCCGCGGTCGAATCGAAGTTTGGACACCTCCTTCATAAGATGAAGTGGCTAAATTTGGGCGGTGGTCATTTGATGACTCGTAAAGGTTATGATGTTGAGCATCTGATAAAGCAACTCAAACGTATTCAAGAAACCTACGATATTCAGGTTATTCTTGAACCCGGCTCAGCTGTCGCTTGGCAAACTGGACCATTGGTAGCTGAAGTTGTTGATATTATTGAAAATGATGGGCTAATTGCATTGTTAGATATATCTGCAACAGCACACATGCCGGATGTACTAGAGATGCCTTATCGACCGAATATCACCGATGCTCGTGAACCTGGTGTATTGCCTTACACTTATAAGTTGGGTGGCAACTCATGCTTAGCTGGTGATGTTATTGGTCTATATAGCTTTGCAGAACCTCTGCAGCCAGGTGATCGGCTTATTTTTGAAGATATGATGCATTACACCATGGTGAAAACATCATTCTTTAATGGCGTTGAACATCCTAGCATTGGCATTCTGCGTCGTGACGGTAAATTTGATTTGATCCGCAAATTTACCTACGAAGACTTCCGTGGACGGCTCTCATAG
- a CDS encoding DNA-directed RNA polymerase subunit alpha, which yields MQGSVTEFLKPRLVDIEQISPTHAKVTLEPLERGFGHTLGNALRRILLSSMPGVAVTEVKIDGVQHEYSSKEGVQEDIIEILLNLKGLSVVMEGKDEAILTLKKSGAGPVKAGDITHDGDVQIINPDHLICTLTGDTEIDMSIKVERGRGYVPASARQSADDEERPLGLLLVDASFSPVERIAYSVDSARVEQRTDLDKLVIDMETNGTLDPEEAIRRAATILAQQLEAFVELRDMSEPEEKEEKPEFDPILLRPVDDLELTVRSANCLKAEAIQYIGDLVQRTEVELLKTPNLGKKSLTEIKDVLASRGLSLGMRLENWPPASLVDRD from the coding sequence ATGCAGGGTTCTGTTACCGAATTCCTAAAGCCAAGGCTAGTCGATATCGAACAAATTAGCCCGACTCACGCTAAAGTGACGTTGGAGCCTCTTGAGCGTGGCTTTGGTCACACGCTGGGCAACGCGTTGCGCCGTATTTTACTTTCGTCTATGCCAGGTGTGGCAGTGACTGAAGTGAAAATTGACGGTGTTCAGCACGAATACAGCAGCAAAGAGGGTGTTCAGGAAGATATCATCGAGATTCTGTTGAACCTGAAAGGTTTGTCAGTAGTCATGGAAGGCAAAGATGAAGCGATTCTGACCTTGAAAAAATCCGGAGCGGGCCCTGTCAAGGCTGGCGATATCACCCATGACGGTGATGTCCAGATCATTAATCCAGATCACCTCATCTGTACTCTTACAGGTGACACTGAGATTGACATGTCAATCAAAGTTGAGCGTGGTCGTGGTTATGTTCCAGCCTCGGCACGTCAGTCTGCTGACGATGAAGAGCGTCCGCTCGGTCTACTTTTAGTTGACGCTTCTTTCAGTCCAGTTGAGCGTATCGCTTACAGTGTAGATTCTGCACGTGTTGAGCAACGCACTGACTTGGACAAACTGGTTATCGATATGGAAACCAATGGTACATTGGATCCAGAAGAAGCGATTCGTCGCGCAGCAACGATTCTTGCTCAACAGCTAGAAGCGTTTGTTGAATTACGTGACATGAGCGAACCAGAAGAGAAAGAAGAGAAGCCGGAATTTGATCCGATTCTGTTACGTCCAGTAGACGATTTGGAATTAACTGTGCGTTCTGCGAACTGTTTGAAAGCAGAAGCTATTCAGTACATTGGTGACTTAGTGCAGCGTACCGAAGTTGAGTTGTTAAAAACTCCTAACTTGGGTAAAAAATCGCTCACCGAAATCAAAGACGTGCTTGCGTCACGTGGTTTGTCTTTAGGCATGCGTCTAGAGAACTGGCCACCAGCAAGCCTCGTTGATCGCGACTAA
- the rplQ gene encoding 50S ribosomal protein L17: MRHRKSGRQLNRNSSHRKAMFSNMASSLVRHEVIKTTLPKAKELRRVVEPLITLAKQDSVANRRLAFARTRDQEVVGKLFNELGPRYQERAGGYTRIMKCGFRAGDNAPMAYVELVDRPEVDATAAEEVAVEE; the protein is encoded by the coding sequence ATGCGCCATCGTAAGAGTGGTCGTCAACTCAACCGCAACAGCAGCCATCGCAAAGCGATGTTCAGCAATATGGCAAGCTCACTGGTTCGTCACGAAGTGATTAAAACCACTTTGCCAAAAGCGAAAGAACTGCGTCGCGTAGTCGAGCCGCTAATCACATTAGCGAAGCAAGACAGCGTTGCAAACCGCCGTTTGGCTTTTGCACGTACACGTGACCAAGAAGTTGTTGGTAAGTTGTTCAATGAATTAGGTCCGCGTTATCAAGAGCGCGCTGGTGGTTACACTCGTATTATGAAGTGTGGCTTCCGTGCTGGCGACAATGCACCTATGGCATATGTTGAACTAGTTGACCGTCCAGAAGTAGACGCTACTGCTGCTGAAGAAGTTGCAGTAGAAGAATAA
- the rpsD gene encoding 30S ribosomal protein S4 produces the protein MARYLGPKLKLSRREGTDLFLKSGVRAIDSKCKLESAPGQHGARRGRLSDYGLQLREKQKVRRIYGVLEKQFRNYYKEAARIKGNTGENLLQLLEQRLDNVVYRMGFASTRAEARQLVSHKAVVVNGQVVNIPSFKVRPEDVVSVREKAKKQARIAAALELADQREKPVWLEVDSTKMEGQFKRLPERADLSAEINEQLIVELYSK, from the coding sequence ATGGCTAGATATTTGGGTCCAAAACTCAAACTGAGTCGTCGCGAAGGAACAGACTTGTTCCTGAAAAGCGGCGTACGCGCAATCGATTCGAAGTGTAAACTCGAAAGCGCACCGGGTCAGCACGGCGCTCGTCGCGGCCGTTTGTCTGATTACGGTTTGCAGTTACGTGAAAAGCAAAAAGTTCGTCGTATCTACGGCGTACTCGAAAAGCAATTCCGTAACTATTACAAAGAAGCTGCCCGTATTAAGGGCAATACTGGTGAGAACCTGCTGCAATTGCTTGAGCAACGCCTTGATAACGTGGTGTACCGTATGGGCTTCGCGTCAACTCGTGCTGAAGCGCGCCAGTTGGTAAGCCACAAAGCAGTAGTAGTGAATGGTCAGGTAGTTAACATTCCGTCGTTTAAAGTACGTCCGGAAGACGTTGTGTCCGTTCGCGAAAAAGCGAAAAAGCAGGCGCGCATCGCAGCCGCACTGGAACTCGCTGATCAGCGTGAAAAGCCAGTATGGTTGGAAGTAGACAGCACTAAAATGGAAGGTCAGTTCAAACGTCTTCCAGAGCGTGCAGATTTGTCTGCTGAAATTAACGAACAGTTGATCGTAGAGCTTTACTCTAAGTAA